From Zingiber officinale cultivar Zhangliang chromosome 5B, Zo_v1.1, whole genome shotgun sequence, the proteins below share one genomic window:
- the LOC121985991 gene encoding protein ALTERED PHOSPHATE STARVATION RESPONSE 1-like produces MGCAQSRIENEEAVVRCKERRQWMKSAVSARNAFAAAHSAYAVQLKNVGAALGELGQGESYEPNRPSSSSSAAAESSASVAPIQPPTDAFLPPPPPPTEFSAVPIQRSRSMPDLPNKLPSKIKPEAAIREDDDEGEEEAEADDEEEEEEEEEERGTRLKRRHRTARATAGFASPSPPPPVPSPPPPYSTPPPLPTDSNPNGMENKWDFWSPMDHTMLPPSLDPLDAIRSERPDAPDEKLNTPSPAPRTANHHDDEPLTPEKDVSEPPLPPKVPKKLKQGRNVHHQHAQSASTLDAKRGEIILATRPSVSLSKVLLELDDHFLKASESTHDVLKMLEATRMHYHSNFADSRGHIDHSARVMRVITWNRSFKGVSGTEGKKDDFDDDDDKWETHATVLDKILAWEKKLYDEVKAGELMKIEYQWKAALLQRQNNRGASTETLERTKAVVSHLQTRLIVDMQSVDSTVFEIERLRDKQLYPKLVDLVDGMAKMWQVMHKHHSDQLKIVNALDISNAPKETSEVQYKRTLQLFRIVKAWHTHFCGLVSYQKEYVTVLNSWLKLSVIPIETGLKDKEKVSSSHRPPIQPFVHTWHDHLQKIPHEPAANAIQSFSAVIDSIRTLQDEEIKQKEKREEMHREYLRKNRAFEDWYHKHEHKMMKSTVGAPESAEGTTEKDQMEERRSYVQSLKTTLEGEVEVHRRLLKQVREKTATSLKTHLPELFRAMSEFADFCTRMYTSLKLIADQSQQHTHSPA; encoded by the exons ATGGGATGCGCGCAGTCCCGGATCGAGAACGAGGAGGCGGTGGTGCGATGCAAGGAGCGCCGACAGTGGATGAAGTCGGCGGTGTCCGCCCGCAACGCCTTCGCCGCCGCCCATTCCGCCTACGCCGTCCAGCTCAAGaacgtcggcgcggctctcggcGAGTTGGGACAGGGAGAGTCCTACGAACCTAACCgaccttcctcctcttcctccgctGCTGCCGAATCTTCCGCCTCCGTCGCCCCGATCCAGCCGCCCACCGATGCCTTCTTACCGCCGCCTCCGCCGCCGACAGAGTTTTCCGCAGTCCCTATCCAGCGCTCCAGAAGCATGCCCGACCTTCCTAATAAGCTCCCTTCGAAGATCAAGCCGGAAGCCGCCATCCGCGAGGACGATGACGAGGGGGAAGAGGAGGCCGAGGCCgacgatgaggaggaggaggaggaggaagaagaagagcgtGGGACTCGCCTCAAAAGGCGTCATCGGACCGCCAGAGCTACCGCGGGATTCGCATCGCCCTCTCCTCCCCCTCCCGTTCCCTCGCCGCCTCCCCCTTATTCCACGCCCCCTCCGCTGCCGACGGATTCAAATCCGAATGGCATGGAAAACAAGTGGGATTTTTGGTCGCCCATGGACCATACCATGTTGCCGCCGTCGCTAGACCCGCTTGATGCGATCCGTTCTGAAAGACCGGATGCTCCAGATGAGAAGCTTAACACACCATCTCCAGCGCCCCGCACTGCGAATCACCATGATGATGAGCCTCTGACGCCAGAGAAGGATGTCAGCGAGCCTCCGCTGCCACCAAAGGTGCCAAAGAAACTGAAGCAGGGGCGAAACGTGCACCATCAGCACGCTCAATCTGCATCAACTCTGGATGCCAAGAGGGGGGAGATAATACTGGCAACTCGCCCAAGTGTTAGTCTCTCAAAGGTTCTTTTGGAACTCGATGACCATTTTCTTAAAGCATCGGAGAGTACGCACGATGTGTTAAAGATGCTCGAGGCGACTAGAATGCATTACCACTCTAATTTTGCAGATAGCAGAG GTCACATAGATCATTCTGCCAGGGTCATGCGTGTTATTACTTGGAATAGATCGTTTAAAGGTGTTTCCGGGACAGAAGGCAAGAAGGATgattttgatgatgatgatgataaatgGGAGACTCATGCAACTGTGTTGGATAAGATCCTGGCATGGGAGAAAAAGTTATATGATGAAGTGAAG GCAGGTGAGCTTATGAAAATTGAGTATCAGTGGAAGGCTGCTTTACTTCAAAGGCAAAATAACCGTGGCGCCAGTACTGAAACACTGGAAAGAACTAAAGCAGTAGTTAGCCATTTACAAACTAGGCTCATTGTTGACATGCAGTCGGTGGATTCAACTGTGTTTGAAATCGAGCGTTTACGTGATAAACAGCTTTACCCAAAACTTGTGGATCTTGTTGATGG GATGGCTAAGATGTGGCAGGTCATGCACAAGCATCACAGTGATCAGCTAAAGATAGTTAATGCCCTTGACATTTCGAATGCTCCCAAGGAAACAAGTGAAGTACAATATAAGCGCACATTACAGCTGTTCAGAATCGTCAAAGCATGGCATACGCACTTCTGCGGACTTGTTAGTTATCAAAAAGAGTATGTGACCGTTCTTAATAGTTGGTTGAAGTTGAGCGTCATCCCAATTGAAACTGGCTTGAAAGACAAAGAGAAAGTATCATCTTCGCATCGACCACCGATCCAACCTTTCGTGCATACATGGCATGATCATCTGCAAAAAATCCCGCATGAGCCTGCAGCCAATGCTATCCAAAGCTTTTCGGCTGTCATAGACTCAATCCGGACCCTCCAAGATGAGGAGATAAAGCAGAAAGAAAAACGGGAGGAGATGCACAGGGAGTATTTGCGAAAGAATCGAGCTTTTGAAGACTGGTACCACAAGCATGAACATAAGATGATGAAATCAACAGTAGGTGCACCTGAGAGTGCGGAAGGGACAACCGAGAAGGACCAGATGGAGGAAAGAAGGTCCTATGTTCAGTCTCTCAAAACTACACTGGAAGGAGAAGTTGAAGTCCACCGGAGGTTGCTGAAGCAGGTGAGGGAGAAAACTGCCACTAGTCTCAAGACGCACTTGCCCGAACTTTTTCGAGCTATGTCAGAGTTTGCTGATTTCTGTACCAGGATGTATACTAGTTTGAAGTTGATCGCCGATCAGAGTCAACAACACACTCATTCACCAGCTTGA